One Streptomyces lincolnensis genomic region harbors:
- a CDS encoding alanine racemase — MGGRHLHLAPRLGPRLGSLLDSAGFLHMLTDALGSPLNVVVPDQIAENLERFRSVYRKHHLSGQVFYAHKSNRSSALLRRLAATDAGVDVASLGELQHALGAGFTPDRITATGPKNPEFLWLAARTGVTVSVDGESELDQLAALVRAHKLSPVRILLRLSGFETSGVKVLSRPSRFGTPVRELDALLKAVDRHADAVELTGVAYHLDTTSVAEKATALEGCLQALEECRSRGLRPRAVDIGGGFGVDYLAHGEQWERYTTELTAAVLGRRTPLTRGGHGYGLRNEAGTLRGALGLYPAHRPVAGARYLDELLSQPAASLGGRPLAALLLEHLHDLYTEPGRALLDQCGITVAKVLEVRSPDTGAELLVRLALKANDVALEEHGVLMDPVVIPRNGTGTGADTGQEPVAVHLFGSLCLETDMITRRTVFLPRRPAPGDLMVFANTAGYAMDFHATRAQLQPVARQAAVWRDGDAWRWCLDDQYWPITLPGEPH, encoded by the coding sequence CCGCTCAACGTCGTGGTACCGGACCAGATAGCCGAGAACCTGGAGCGGTTCCGGTCGGTGTACCGCAAGCACCATCTTTCGGGCCAGGTCTTCTACGCCCACAAGTCCAACCGCTCCAGCGCCCTGCTGCGCCGGCTCGCCGCCACGGACGCGGGGGTGGACGTCGCGTCTTTGGGCGAGCTTCAGCACGCACTCGGCGCCGGTTTCACACCCGACCGGATCACGGCCACCGGCCCCAAGAACCCCGAATTCCTGTGGCTGGCCGCCCGCACGGGCGTCACCGTGAGCGTCGACGGCGAATCCGAACTCGACCAGCTCGCCGCACTGGTGCGCGCCCACAAACTCTCCCCCGTACGCATCCTGCTGCGCCTGTCGGGATTCGAGACGTCCGGCGTCAAGGTCCTGAGCCGGCCGAGCCGCTTCGGTACGCCCGTACGGGAGTTGGATGCCCTGCTCAAAGCGGTCGACCGGCATGCCGACGCGGTCGAGCTGACCGGCGTCGCCTATCACCTGGACACCACCAGCGTCGCGGAGAAGGCGACGGCCCTGGAAGGCTGTCTTCAAGCCCTGGAGGAGTGCCGCAGCCGCGGCCTGCGCCCCCGGGCCGTGGACATCGGCGGTGGATTCGGCGTCGACTACCTTGCCCACGGGGAGCAGTGGGAGCGGTACACCACCGAACTCACCGCCGCGGTGCTGGGCAGACGCACGCCCCTGACCCGGGGCGGGCACGGCTACGGACTGCGCAACGAGGCCGGTACGCTGCGCGGCGCCCTCGGGCTCTACCCGGCCCACCGGCCGGTCGCCGGGGCACGGTACCTCGACGAACTGCTGTCGCAGCCCGCCGCCTCCCTGGGCGGCCGCCCCCTGGCCGCACTGCTCCTTGAGCACCTCCACGACCTGTACACGGAGCCCGGCCGGGCGCTGCTCGACCAGTGCGGGATCACGGTGGCCAAGGTGCTGGAGGTGCGCTCCCCGGACACCGGTGCCGAACTGCTCGTACGGCTGGCGCTGAAGGCGAACGACGTCGCCCTGGAGGAGCACGGCGTGCTCATGGACCCCGTCGTGATCCCCAGGAACGGCACCGGGACGGGTGCGGACACCGGCCAGGAGCCCGTCGCCGTCCACCTGTTCGGCAGCCTGTGCCTGGAGACGGACATGATCACCCGGCGGACGGTCTTCCTGCCGCGCCGTCCCGCGCCGGGCGACCTGATGGTTTTCGCCAACACCGCCGGCTACGCCATGGACTTCCACGCCACCCGCGCCCAGCTCCAGCCCGTCGCCCGCCAGGCCGCCGTCTGGCGGGACGGCGACGCGTGGCGCTGGTGCCTGGACGACCAGTACTGGCCGATCACGCTCCCAGGAGAACCGCATTGA
- a CDS encoding pyridoxal-phosphate dependent enzyme encodes MRYDSITEAIGNTPLVRIDPDVHGLRNIDLYAKLELLNPFGSVKDRAAWNMARPHLGEAVEHGSQVVELSSGNTAKALAVIAGMHGLGFKSVTNRMRVPEIKDLLLLLGAEIEELPGQSECLDPTATDDPLTLFHRSLSASGNAYLHTDQYFNARNTEAHLTGTGPEIVKDLDGRAPDWFVACVGTAGSSTGVARVLRETDPAVRVVGLVAAKSDFIPGIRTIDEVQEVGLFDPDTYDTMESVSSDDAIEGMLALNRRCGILAGPTGGAAYFGAVRHLREVDAELTERQVAVFIVCDRVESYLSYVRQRRPDLLGRPHRKNSPADLTEAEIRTAPAVGVTDAQAWIASDRPLVVDLRSPYAYAALHIDGSVNIVDELFAELVRGGLPFSRRQPVLLACPVGEQSARYAALLTRMGHPDVRSLAGGIIAWRDAGAPLVRD; translated from the coding sequence TTGAGGTACGACAGCATCACCGAGGCCATAGGCAACACCCCGCTGGTGCGCATCGACCCGGACGTGCACGGGCTGCGGAACATCGACCTGTACGCCAAGCTCGAACTGCTCAACCCCTTCGGCTCGGTCAAGGACCGGGCCGCCTGGAACATGGCGCGCCCGCACCTGGGTGAGGCGGTCGAACACGGCAGCCAGGTCGTCGAGTTGTCCAGCGGCAACACGGCGAAGGCGCTCGCGGTCATCGCCGGCATGCACGGGCTGGGCTTCAAGAGCGTCACCAACCGGATGCGGGTTCCGGAGATCAAGGACCTCCTGCTGCTGCTCGGCGCCGAGATCGAGGAACTGCCGGGCCAGAGCGAGTGTCTGGACCCGACCGCGACCGACGATCCGCTGACCCTGTTCCACCGGAGCCTGTCCGCCTCCGGCAACGCCTATCTGCACACCGACCAGTACTTCAACGCGCGCAACACCGAGGCCCATCTCACCGGCACCGGACCGGAGATCGTGAAGGACCTGGACGGCCGGGCGCCGGACTGGTTCGTCGCGTGCGTGGGCACCGCGGGCTCCTCGACGGGCGTGGCCCGCGTCCTCAGGGAGACCGATCCGGCGGTGCGGGTCGTCGGCCTGGTCGCGGCCAAGTCCGACTTCATCCCCGGCATCCGCACCATCGACGAGGTGCAGGAAGTGGGCCTGTTCGACCCCGACACCTACGACACGATGGAGTCGGTGAGCTCCGACGACGCGATCGAGGGGATGCTGGCCCTCAACCGCCGGTGCGGCATTCTGGCCGGACCGACCGGCGGGGCCGCCTACTTCGGCGCCGTACGTCATCTGCGGGAGGTGGACGCGGAGTTGACGGAGCGCCAGGTCGCGGTGTTCATCGTCTGCGACCGCGTGGAGAGCTATCTGAGTTACGTGCGGCAGCGGCGTCCCGACCTGCTGGGCCGACCGCACCGGAAGAACTCGCCGGCCGACCTGACCGAGGCCGAGATACGCACGGCCCCCGCCGTCGGCGTCACCGACGCCCAGGCGTGGATCGCCTCCGACCGCCCGCTCGTCGTCGACCTGCGCAGCCCGTACGCGTACGCCGCGCTGCACATCGACGGCTCGGTCAACATCGTCGACGAACTGTTCGCGGAACTGGTCCGGGGCGGCCTGCCGTTCAGCAGGCGGCAGCCGGTGCTGCTGGCGTGTCCGGTGGGCGAGCAGTCCGCCCGGTACGCGGCGCTGCTGACCCGGATGGGACACCCGGACGTCCGCAGCCTGGCGGGCGGCATCATCGCGTGGCGCGACGCCGGCGCGCCCCTGGTACGGGACTGA